A window of Acropora muricata isolate sample 2 chromosome 6, ASM3666990v1, whole genome shotgun sequence genomic DNA:
GGGGCAGAATGCCTCCTACCCTCCTCATTCTGTCTCTTTTCAACTATGtgttgaaaataatttactAGGTGTGTTTTGCCGGCCTTCTTTTGTTCGATGATTGGATAAAAAATGCGCGCCACACTCCCAGCCAATCAGCGGTAAAAGGAAAAAGAGCAGTCAAGAGTTTGCTCACACGATTTTGCTCGTCTTTCgtatcattttcaaatttattccCACAAAAGAAAAGCCGTCAGTTCTCACAGCATCTGTACCATATCATATTTCAAACTCTTCCTATTTAAATTGTAACGTACCAGTTTTCGAAAGGCACAGTTTGTAATACCGTGATGAAGAAAAGCAGTGTCTTTCgaattagagcagttttcaattgactgtcgaaagtaataacgtgattgcgattgctacgcttagtgattggctcaaaaggatcgcgccagtttttcaaccaatgagatgcaaaacgaaaaccaatcacaccatgtacgcgtgatttttcccgcgcttcgagcgagttacaggtgattgctaggaattgtgattggttcatcgcgctgttcgttcctcttgtgattggtcggagtaattgctttggttttggtttttcgacagtcatttgaaaaccgctctattggATGAAATAACATAtattcctttcactgtttgAGCAGCCTTGCTGgttctcgttttttcttttcgtttggAACGTTTTTTAAATAACGTGTTTTCAGTGGATTTGggaacttgaaagaaaaaataagcaattcagggttcaatttgttttttctgatacaaattgtcAGCAAACAAATTATGTTTTGAACATTATTCCCTCTGTGTTCagacaatttttttgaaatagcgTCTTCTTTAAAAAGacaattttgcaattattttgtttcacagCCTGGAATCACGAAGCTTAGAGTGGAACTAAGATTTACAGCCTTCCAACAAAACTTCACTCTCGACTTGATTCAAAACACAGGACTCTTTGCGGCGCAATATGTAGAAACACAGGAGCATTCAACAACAAATATCCAACCATGTTATTTTTACGGTACTGTCAGAGGAAGGAAAACGTCAACTGTATCTGTAAGCTGTTGTGAGGGAATTGAAGGCCTAGTGAATGACGGGCGTATTTCTTACTACGTGAAACCGCTGACAAGAGATGCTACCAGTCGTCATCTATTCTACAGGACAAGAGATCTTTCACCACGTAATCGTGGCACACTTGAACTCTTTGAGAAGCACGATAACGGAATAAAATTACTAAAAACTCAAAGGAAAATTTTCAACTATTCTAGAAACACTTTTAAAAGATTTCGCAGAGGTGTTAACAAAGACGTCTTTGCTAAAACCAAGTACGTTGAATTGGTCATCATCAACGACAACAAGCAGTTTGAAGCTTACGAGAAAAATCTTACTAAAACGAATCAGCGAGCCAAGTTGATTGCAAACATCGTAGACAGTATTTTCAGACCCTTGAATGTACGTTTGACATTGGTTACCATAGAAACCTGGGACGTGATTGACAAGGTAAAAGCGGATGATGATGCCGACACCTATTTAGCGAACTTGATCAAATACAGGAAAAGAAATCTGGGTGGAAAACACAGCAACGATGTCACGATGCTCTTGACAGGAGTCAAACTGAGAGAGTCGGTGCGTGGAAAAGCACAAGTCATGTCGATCTGTACAAAACGATCAGCAGGAATCATTCGAGACACAAACGGCGATGCAGCATTCACTGCACACACATTTGCGCACGAGCTCGGACACGTATTCGGAATGTACCACGATGATGACCTTCCCCATTGCGTGTGCAATGCGAGTGAATCACGAGGATGCGTGATGAGCAAGCGGATTAGTCGCGAACCAGCCACGGATTTTAGCAATTGCAGTGTTGAAGGATTCAAAGAGGGGTTATCAAGGGGACTTGGCTCGTGTCTGATGAACACGCCTGAGATCCTGTTTGAAGGTCCCGTTTGCGGAGACGGGATTCTAGGACGTGGGGAGGAATGCGACTGTGGGACTGCACAAGAATGCACGGACAAAGGAAACAATTGCTGTGATCCTGTAACGTGTAGGCTACATGCGCATGCCCAGTGTAGTAGTGGCGCCTGCTGCGAAGGCTGTATATTCAAAAAGAAAGGGACACTTTGTAGGGAGACTAAAAATGAATGCGACATTTCCGAAACATGCACGGGATCTTCCGGGGAGTGTCCTGAGAATACCTTCGTCCAAAATGGTTTTTCCTGTGCAAACAACTCGGCGTATTGTTATTTCGGTGAATGCATGACTCACAATGATCAGTGCAGGATACTTTGGGGTGGTGATGCCTTGTCGGGTCCTGATAAATGTTATCAATATCATAATACGCGAGGCGACAAGTTCGGACATTGCCGGAAGACAAGAAAAGGGAAATATCGCACTTGTCAACTACAGGACGCAAAATGCGGTAAGTTATGGTGCCTGTCTGAGAACCGGCGACCTGCTCTTGGCGTAAAACGAGACGTAATGCTGTCATATTGGCCTGTTGGTGATGGAGTAATTACTTGTAAAGGCACTAGTTTTGAGCTAGGTGCGAGCATACCTGAGATGGCCATCACACTCGAAGGAACAAAATGTGGGGATAGAAAAATATGCTTGAATCGTCGATGCAAGTCCCTGGATGTGCTCCTAAAAAAGGTGCTGAGTTGTTCAAACAATTGTTCTGGCCACGGCTTGTGTAATAATTTTGgcaattgttattgttttgagCCATGGACAGGGAAATCTTGTAACGAAAAGTTCACAGATGTTAAAGCGACATTTAAAACGATGGCGGCATTTCCAACATTTAGCACAGCAAAGACAAAGCCCTTCACGGTGACTTCAACAACACGCCAAATAACAAATAGTATTCCGGAATCTTCAGATACTGAATGTAAGGCTGTCTACATCATCGGATCTCTGAGTTTTGTCGTTCTTCTCGTGATTCTAATATTGGCAATTCGCCGTCACAGGAGATATAATCAAAAGCGGACATTTGTGGTACAGAAAAAGAGCAAGAAGACTACAATCTCTACGGAAGCAGAGGTTATTAGAATTTGATATCAGTCCCAAAACTAGGGGACGATGACGACAGCAACGACAACgcgaaaaaaatatcaaacaaacaacaacaacaacaacaacgatgACGACAGCAACGAAAACACCACAGAGCAataatgtgattggttgaatttggGAAACAAGCGTgatgcacgtgcagcacgcacttaatttcaaatgcaaaacaATTCCTCgtttgaggttctgacaacgATACGAATTTACTGTAATAAATTCGGCTTCATTCTGTATTTTAACTTTGAAACAATTCGTGTCAGTTAAGTTATGGAATACTTCGTCCATGTTGTATAATGCGAGCAAGATAGGAAAGCTGCGAAATATTATTTAATAATCAGAGtgcaaagttttattttcaagtggcatttatggcgttgtcgttttGTTTTCTTACGAATTGGAATTACGAGACTAAAAATTGAGAGCTTACGACGATATTGTCGACTCGTAAACGCGTTGATCTGAGGGCGAACAAAAATTTGTGGTGCTGAAACGAAACGCAATTTATTTTCAGTGGTACCACGGAAAACTTACTCCGCTCGGTTACCTAATAGAAACTTATACAAAGATGGGGAAGTTAATGCGAGGCAGAAAAATTCAAGACTCATAGAAATGAACCCAAGCCCTCTATTAAGTCTTGAGGTTGGTCATTTTGTTTGGCAAGATACGGCAAAGGAATATGTTCAACGCATATACAGACCGAGTAGAGCTTTTAACTTCGGACGTTTCGCAGTATTCTTACTGTGTTTTGTGGTTTCATACGTTTTGCTCTCCAACAAGGGATAACAAATActttacaagaaaaaaaggcaTTAAATGCGAGTACTTACCACAGAAACCCTGGATGTAAGCATTCTACTTCAACCAAACAACAGCCCAAGACAAAGGAAGACGTAGAAAAATCAAGCTGATCTTCTGGAATTTCCCTTGTCCAGGATACGACCGGGATTGTTGAGAGTAAATGACATATACGACATCACTAAGTGTCCTCATGTGGTTGGACGACCTTGCCAGGGTTTTCAACAGGAACACTTTGTGATTTAAAGCGGTTAAATGACGAACGGTACCGAACTGTTAGTGCGAAGTCatcatgatttgtaaacttccACAACAAAGCgacatcaaaatggcggactgaTCCGCTAAGAACGAGACACATACCCTACCCTTCTCTCGCCGTTGACGAGTTGGGATATCGACCACAGATTATTTTTAGGGGAGTAGGTCAGCGACATTTCCCAGGTTTTCCAGTTCTCAAAAGGCCAGTAGACTCACCTAAtcctaaatgaaatatttcgagatacTTACCCAACACTACGCGTGGTCTAACAAAGAACTCAAAGAATTTTGAACCTCTTTTAGGTCAAGTAAGACATCAGATACGGTGTCCAACGCTTTCATATTAACATGTAACGCTGGAATTTTAATCAGGACACATTTCGTTACTTACTTACTTTCTAAACCTAACAGTTTTCCGTCCTTCGGACGTCGCTCTAAAAATCAGTATAGAATTTTACCCTCTTTTACTGTGTCCGAATCAGTGGCAGCCACACTCTTTAATAACATAAATTTAtacttttatttaattttattttaacgaaattttgtaaatttaaggCAATTATTTATTGGCCAAAAACTTAGATTTGTAGGGTTTGTTCGGTAGaggtttaatttattttgtaacAGCTGTATGTGAAAAGATCTTTACCAGGAATAAATTATTAGTTTCACCCACCTTTCGCTGTTTACGAAAACGTTGCACAAGTTACTTTCCCCGGCAGCCCTCTTTTGGATGTGAATGgtaaaggaaaattcaaatttgcgcaGAAGAACTTAGTTGTGAACCAAACGTTTCGAGGGTACTCCCTCTTCATCAGTGGTTTGAAAGCAACTGAAAAATGCGCGTGCGTGCAACCTAACGCTCAAATAAAAATAGTTCTCAGCCTTGGATTACCACATCACCAAGAGTCGCAGGGAAATCAATAAGCTCACTTCTAAATTTAAAGAACGTCTAAGGAAAACCAACACGCCGGGAGTAGACTGCCCTGAAGACTCTAAAACGGCAAAACGATGTCGTCATAAAGCCCGCAGATAAAGGTGGAGCGGTGATGGTGTGGGCTCGACATCTCTACGTGCGGAGGTGGAAAGGCAACTCTCCGATACTAATTTCTACCAACAGCAAGACCCTGATTTCACCATCGACAACGATAACACAGTCAAGAGAGTAGTAAAGGAGGCCACCTCACAGCACGGAACTACTCGACTCTGCTATCAACATCTCATTGTAGATAGCCCCTGCACATTTAAACTCTTTAGACCAAAACCCACAAACCCTGAAAGGCCTCAGTACTATCTCCACCTACAACTGCCCAACAAAACTAACAGCTCCCTACTTAGATGCTATTACCACTGCACTGGTTATAAGCCTACCAAGCTTCGTAAAAGACACTTAACACATGCTCTACATTACCGAGTCCGTTTGTTTTCTGGTGAACATAATTTTACTTTCACTGTGGATGTTAAATCTTTCTACACCACCATCCCCAACAGAGATGGCTTTCCAGCATTTCAGCACTTCATAAACATTAGACCGGTCCTTCACCCGCCCACTCGCACACTTCTCCGCCTCGCTGAACTAGTATACTTG
This region includes:
- the LOC136919542 gene encoding disintegrin and metalloproteinase domain-containing protein 12-like; this encodes MFLRPVYSVWIFQLVVFIFHPHCFGKVNLNHNLRLSEIKSTLTVLNPKDIQLILPRWKSFSGGNISENRRKLYHFLNKPGITKLRVELRFTAFQQNFTLDLIQNTGLFAAQYVETQEHSTTNIQPCYFYGTVRGRKTSTVSVSCCEGIEGLVNDGRISYYVKPLTRDATSRHLFYRTRDLSPRNRGTLELFEKHDNGIKLLKTQRKIFNYSRNTFKRFRRGVNKDVFAKTKYVELVIINDNKQFEAYEKNLTKTNQRAKLIANIVDSIFRPLNVRLTLVTIETWDVIDKVKADDDADTYLANLIKYRKRNLGGKHSNDVTMLLTGVKLRESVRGKAQVMSICTKRSAGIIRDTNGDAAFTAHTFAHELGHVFGMYHDDDLPHCVCNASESRGCVMSKRISREPATDFSNCSVEGFKEGLSRGLGSCLMNTPEILFEGPVCGDGILGRGEECDCGTAQECTDKGNNCCDPVTCRLHAHAQCSSGACCEGCIFKKKGTLCRETKNECDISETCTGSSGECPENTFVQNGFSCANNSAYCYFGECMTHNDQCRILWGGDALSGPDKCYQYHNTRGDKFGHCRKTRKGKYRTCQLQDAKCGKLWCLSENRRPALGVKRDVMLSYWPVGDGVITCKGTSFELGASIPEMAITLEGTKCGDRKICLNRRCKSLDVLLKKVLSCSNNCSGHGLCNNFGNCYCFEPWTGKSCNEKFTDVKATFKTMAAFPTFSTAKTKPFTVTSTTRQITNSIPESSDTECKAVYIIGSLSFVVLLVILILAIRRHRRYNQKRTFVVQKKSKKTTISTEAEVIRI